One Mobula hypostoma chromosome 12, sMobHyp1.1, whole genome shotgun sequence genomic window, cagtcatttaccaattttctttcaaaaatttcatacgagtctgctccactacttGTTAAGGTAACACAATCCaaatcaaacttaaatatgctTTTGAACAAAAGAAGCAAGTTTGGGCTTTTGATTTACAGGCCTAGTCTAGACGAATGTTTGTCCCATTTGTGCCAGTCTTTCTAATTATAAAAATATGGATTATTTTCACAGACAACTTCGCCACCTAGCCAAGTAAACATAGCAGCCATTGTGGCTCCATGTGTCATTGTTGGGGTGATAGTTCTTGCTACCATTCTGACTTTCCTAATCCTAAAACTGCGTGAGAAACGTAAGACTGAAGGGAACTACAGTCCAAGCAACCAGGAACAAACAGCAGCTCAAATGGAAATGAACAATGCTCTTAAACTACCACCAGAAGAGCGCCTGATTTGATGTGCTGAAGCTTTGGGATACAATCTTGGGGGTTAATGGTGGAAGATGTCAACATACCCCAGGTATTCCCTATGCTACTCAACAATTGGagttaaaaaaaatctgtcaCAAAGCTGTGGAACtcaaagagtgtgtgtgtgcgcgcgcgtgcgtgCATTATTTCTTTAAACCAAGGCAGCTTCAAAGCTAATCCAGTGTGGGCTATCCCTAAGTGTTTAATTGTTTTCACTCTTGTCAGCAGGAAGCCTGGACCTCAGAGTTTCTTCTTTATACTGGGTTGGTCACCGTCGTGTTGTTGCTGATTTTCTTTCTAGTACTTGCTGCCACTATTATGACCCTGAATAAAAGAGCAACACATGGGGCCTACAGCCCAAGCCGGCAGGAGAAGGAGGGGTCACGAGTGGAGATGTGGAACATGGTGCAACCACCACAAATGGAAAGACTTATTTGAATGAAGCTTGTTTCACTACATATTGTCATGTCACCTCTGCATGGATAGGCTGAGGACTATTCAATTCAACATCTTGCGAGAAATGCTTTGTTAGTATTAGATATTTTCTGTTACCCATTTGCGGGCATCACCAGCAAGGCCTATTTaatgccaatctctaactaccCATGAGATGGTACTAATAAACTGCCGACTTGAACTGTGGACAGTCAACATGAATGT contains:
- the LOC134354713 gene encoding protein crumbs homolog 3-like isoform X2; protein product: MEEQLLPCLGWLLTTILVLKEGFFLTQVNVTDSTPSRKPDNSSSTTSPPSQVNIAAIVAPCVIVGVIVLATILTFLILKLREKRKTEGNYSPSNQEQTAAQMEMNNALKLPPEERLI
- the LOC134354713 gene encoding protein crumbs homolog 3-like isoform X1, producing the protein MEEQLLPCLGWLLTTILVLKEGFFLTQAVNVTDSTPSRKPDNSSSTTSPPSQVNIAAIVAPCVIVGVIVLATILTFLILKLREKRKTEGNYSPSNQEQTAAQMEMNNALKLPPEERLI